In Candidatus Defluviibacterium haderslevense, the following are encoded in one genomic region:
- a CDS encoding gliding motility-associated C-terminal domain-containing protein, translating to MNHLFHKVKVNSAKVFNLFTLIILCCFSSTEISATHIVGGQINYKCLGHNNYEITLTIRRDCKNGADSVYFDNPAVFGVFTGDNQRAIRVEDEGIFNMVFSKDDTLNEQIDNVCFGKNYEVCVHQSVYKKIIHLPFDERGYIIAYQRCCRNVSLQNIIDPLETGATYSLNITASDMQVCNSNPVFGNFPPIYACANKNFEFDHSAIDIDGDSLVYSLCRPNLGKTKPNPQGIPDNPPYDSINWRSPYSIDDLLNGNSGGVPLRIDSRTGKLTAVPNTLGQFLVGICVSEYRNGKLLSSTKRDFEMNIVPCGVRPIASFERTTDKCSGLNQSFKNTSTNGTSFEWYFDWPRTQLKSTLENPNIVFPNKGTYEIVFIITDGSCTDTAREIITIIDPGLKADFTYKVNCASGLSIEISDQSKANGTIVSYNYTLNGSIHNLSSNQKNPVFNLTGDDQITIKLTVTDDNGCTATISKNITVKQIDVKLIGNDTTICLGNSIKLVKNPDPRFTYTWSPTTDLDLTIPSNPIASPKTTTTYKVTITDGLCSVELEITVHVRNLVNIKVVGDTTTCDGKIILVASSDSTKQFEWSLNSNFNPILSTKDTLITTIKGNTTVYVRAGNNSQCKIIKAIQLIDHSLNLIYNRELTICALDTFEVEIRNSDPNDQIVIAWDIDPIIIRGGNSLKPIIYCPTPGRYVLRFTARNQFNCILSDSIVITAVTPPDPDFSIEYDCGSLTVKVKTSGNRKLVWDFGDGKGKSTQAMTSYTYEKSGVYKIMLTIDSICIKSAMKEITVAEINISLKDKITACHGMPVKLNEGGNPNYSYNWTPIDGLDDPKSYNPTATVNKTTIYYVDVSDPRFPGCSKKDSIIVFVPDEIGLTVNPDTILCQISKITLTATSNFNNIKYQWCDQEGKPIGAGPVVIVEPKSTTIYVVKAVDTSECESRDTVHVTLFELKSTLEGPQIICLGDTGMIMVINSSGFTYTYDWEPKEKILGPTNGPIIKVSPSINTTYTVKISNGLGCEWTLSHTILVNDPSKDIFATADPVMIVPGAKTQLTTVQKPGYKYNWAPEQSLSDKTIYNPIAMPNETTTYTVTVTDEAGCTATASVTVMVKTCEESVFIPNAFSPNGDPHNATFMVRSNFITKMELFIYNRWGQEVFRSKQQEPGWDGTYNGDRLGPDVFGYYVKFQCFENMEYHKKGNVTIVK from the coding sequence ATGAATCATTTATTCCATAAAGTAAAAGTTAATTCAGCCAAAGTATTCAATCTTTTTACACTAATTATACTTTGCTGCTTTTCATCAACAGAAATTAGTGCCACCCATATTGTTGGAGGACAAATAAATTATAAATGTTTGGGTCATAATAATTACGAGATTACACTAACTATTCGTAGAGATTGTAAAAATGGTGCAGATAGTGTGTACTTTGACAATCCTGCAGTTTTCGGTGTATTTACAGGGGACAATCAACGAGCAATTCGTGTAGAAGATGAAGGGATCTTTAATATGGTATTTTCTAAAGATGACACCTTGAATGAACAAATCGATAATGTTTGTTTTGGAAAAAATTATGAAGTATGTGTTCATCAATCTGTTTATAAAAAAATTATTCATTTGCCTTTTGATGAACGTGGTTATATCATTGCATACCAAAGATGTTGTAGAAACGTTTCGCTTCAAAATATTATAGACCCTTTAGAAACCGGTGCTACTTATTCATTGAATATAACAGCTTCAGATATGCAAGTCTGTAATTCTAATCCAGTTTTTGGAAACTTTCCTCCTATTTATGCATGTGCAAATAAAAACTTTGAATTTGACCACAGCGCTATTGATATTGATGGTGATTCTTTAGTTTATTCCTTATGCAGACCAAATCTAGGTAAAACCAAACCTAATCCCCAAGGAATACCAGATAATCCTCCTTATGATTCCATTAATTGGCGATCACCATATTCAATAGATGATTTACTAAATGGAAATTCGGGTGGTGTACCCTTAAGAATTGATTCACGCACTGGAAAATTGACTGCAGTTCCAAATACATTAGGGCAATTTCTAGTAGGTATATGCGTCAGTGAATATAGAAATGGAAAGCTGCTATCATCTACAAAAAGAGATTTTGAAATGAACATCGTGCCATGTGGTGTCAGACCCATTGCATCATTTGAACGAACTACGGATAAATGTTCTGGGCTAAATCAATCTTTTAAAAACACAAGCACAAATGGAACCTCATTTGAATGGTATTTTGATTGGCCGAGAACCCAATTAAAATCTACATTGGAAAATCCTAATATCGTCTTCCCAAATAAAGGTACTTATGAAATTGTTTTTATTATAACTGATGGTTCTTGTACCGATACTGCCAGAGAAATTATTACTATAATTGATCCAGGATTAAAGGCAGATTTTACTTATAAAGTAAATTGTGCGAGTGGTTTATCGATTGAAATTAGTGATCAATCAAAAGCAAACGGCACTATTGTAAGTTATAATTATACCTTGAATGGCAGTATCCATAATTTGAGTTCAAATCAAAAAAATCCAGTATTTAATTTAACTGGAGATGATCAGATAACTATTAAATTAACTGTTACAGATGATAATGGGTGTACTGCAACAATTAGTAAAAACATTACAGTTAAGCAAATTGATGTGAAGCTTATTGGTAATGATACTACCATTTGTCTAGGTAATTCTATAAAATTAGTTAAGAACCCGGATCCCAGATTTACATATACTTGGAGTCCAACCACCGATTTAGATTTAACTATTCCAAGTAATCCGATCGCAAGTCCAAAAACAACGACAACCTATAAAGTCACTATAACAGATGGCTTGTGTAGTGTCGAACTTGAGATAACTGTGCATGTTCGCAATCTAGTAAATATCAAAGTAGTAGGAGATACTACAACTTGTGATGGAAAAATAATTCTTGTTGCATCATCTGATTCTACAAAACAATTTGAATGGTCATTAAATAGTAATTTTAATCCAATATTATCAACTAAGGATACATTAATTACAACAATTAAAGGCAACACGACCGTTTATGTTAGAGCAGGTAATAATTCTCAATGTAAAATTATTAAAGCAATACAGCTCATAGATCATAGTCTCAATTTAATTTATAATAGAGAGTTGACCATTTGTGCATTAGATACTTTTGAAGTTGAAATTCGTAATTCTGATCCCAATGACCAAATTGTAATTGCCTGGGACATTGATCCAATTATCATTCGTGGTGGCAACTCTTTGAAACCAATCATTTATTGTCCAACACCTGGTAGGTATGTATTGAGATTCACAGCTAGAAATCAATTCAATTGCATTCTTTCAGATTCAATAGTAATTACAGCAGTGACACCTCCGGATCCAGATTTTTCAATAGAATATGACTGTGGCAGTCTAACGGTCAAGGTAAAAACTTCCGGAAATAGAAAATTGGTATGGGACTTTGGAGATGGTAAAGGTAAGTCTACACAGGCGATGACAAGTTATACTTATGAAAAATCCGGGGTGTACAAAATTATGCTTACTATCGACAGTATTTGCATCAAATCTGCTATGAAAGAAATTACCGTCGCTGAAATAAATATTAGCCTCAAGGATAAAATTACGGCTTGTCATGGAATGCCTGTAAAATTAAATGAAGGTGGAAATCCAAATTATTCTTATAATTGGACACCAATAGATGGATTAGATGATCCTAAATCATATAACCCGACTGCAACAGTTAACAAAACAACAATTTACTATGTGGATGTGTCTGATCCTCGATTCCCGGGTTGCTCTAAAAAAGATAGTATCATAGTATTTGTACCTGATGAAATTGGTTTAACAGTTAATCCAGATACTATTTTATGTCAAATATCAAAAATAACTTTAACAGCGACTTCGAACTTTAACAATATCAAATATCAATGGTGTGATCAGGAAGGAAAACCAATTGGAGCAGGGCCAGTAGTCATTGTAGAACCTAAGTCAACGACTATTTATGTAGTTAAGGCCGTTGACACCAGTGAATGTGAAAGCAGAGATACGGTACACGTCACTTTATTTGAGTTAAAATCGACCCTGGAAGGTCCACAAATTATTTGTTTAGGTGATACCGGTATGATTATGGTTATCAATTCGTCAGGCTTTACTTATACCTATGATTGGGAACCTAAAGAAAAAATACTTGGTCCTACAAATGGTCCCATCATTAAAGTTAGTCCGAGTATTAATACGACATATACTGTTAAAATATCAAATGGTTTAGGTTGTGAATGGACGCTTTCACATACTATATTGGTTAACGACCCATCGAAAGATATATTTGCAACTGCTGATCCTGTTATGATTGTTCCTGGAGCTAAAACTCAATTAACTACAGTACAAAAACCTGGGTACAAATATAATTGGGCACCTGAACAATCCCTTTCTGATAAAACGATTTACAATCCGATAGCCATGCCAAACGAGACAACAACTTATACCGTTACAGTAACGGATGAGGCCGGTTGTACTGCAACTGCTAGTGTTACGGTCATGGTTAAAACTTGTGAAGAATCAGTCTTCATTCCTAATGCTTTTAGTCCAAATGGAGATCCTCATAACGCCACCTTTATGGTGCGGAGCAATTTTATAACAAAAATGGAATTGTTCATTTACAATAGATGGGGACAGGAAGTATTTCGAAGCAAGCAGCAAGAACCTGGATGGGATGGAACTTATAATGGTGATCGCTTAGGTCCAGATGTTTTTGGCTATTATGTCAAGTTTCAATGTTTTGAAAATATGGAATATCATAAAAAAGGAAACGTAACCATAGTTAAGTAA